ACAGGACCAGTTTAaatccctcctccccttcaaacACTAGATATGAACATCCAGGAACATTCTACAATGCAAAGTGCCTTAGGAAAGAGAAGGATTCTGTAGTGCCAGTGATATAACTGATCTGAGGAAGCTGGGGTGCGGTTAACACTGATGGGAGCCAGTCAGGCGATGGTGGTCTGTTTCTCCTCAGGGGTCTCCTCCAACAACTGCATGATCAGTTCATGCAGGGGTTTGCAGATCTTCGCGTAGCCCCCTCCCGTGAGGTGCAGAAAATCAAACATGTCGTGGCAGGAGATGGCACCGTCCGAGTGCACGAAGCCCCCGTCCGTGTCCAGGAGCTGGACATTGGCGAGCTTCGGCAGGGAAGCCTTGAGGAGCTGGTTCACCTTGGCATTCTTTTGCCTCAATGGGTTGGGCTTTTCACCTCGAGGTAACAAACCCTGGGGCAAAGCAGAGAACAGAAGATGATAAGAGTCACTGGTTTTTCTCTACTGACTTACCTGTGATTTCGGATTCCTGGAAGAACTCCATTTGGCACTCTTTAAACTTTGATTTCTCAAACACTGGAGTAGGCTGGTTTAATCAAAGTTCTCTGACCACTCCCTCACAGTTTCTTCAAgagttcctcttcctctcccagtcCCTTAATTGTTGGTATGCTTCAGGGGCTTGTCCTTGGCCCACTACTCGGCCTCCTCCAAACACTCTAGCCCAGAACCAAACTTCCTGAGGAACTCTCGGACTGACATGTCCAAAACCAATTGATCATCTTCTCCCTACACTATGGTCCTTCTACATTCTCTGTACCAACTGGTCATTCTGACATCCCTGAGTGTTTCATCCCATATATCTTATCTATGTAACATTAAATTACTCAGCTTTTGCATCCTTAATACTTTTCAAAACCTTTCCCCCCCTCCATTCTGATTATATGTACTTGGAAACTTACTTACCACTACTCACTCAGTTGACGTAAAGTTCCTGAGTGGTCTTCCTACCTTCACTGTGGTCTTCCCTCCAATTCATTCTCCATACAGTTACAGAATAATCTAGctcaaatacacatttatttctgaAGGCTACATGGAACCTATACTACTGCACATGAGAAATACAGTGGGAAGAAATATGATCTTGAACAATCAAAGAACATAATACCTGCCATAAAACAGAGGTTTCCTAAATTCACTTTTAACTTATATTAATTATCTAACTTTCAGATAAATCACGTGTCTGTCCTCCTATAGTCAATAAAACTCCACCCTTATATGGCAAGAGCAAGGCTTATCATCTCCAACTAGAAATGTCCTTTTCCAGATGTTGATCctattataaaattattgtcAGACAACCTTTCAGTTGGTTTATAACTAATGATAGCACGTAGCAAGTTACTGCTATTTAGGCAAAAATTTTTCCACCTGTTTCTCCTACAGGTTATAGTAAGAGGTCTTATTTcacaaaaaatagattttttacgGGTAttctactaaagaaaaaaaatctttacgcCAAAGTACTTGTTCATGtctgctttaatatttttcagcaaAATGTTGGAGCCTTGATTACCACTTTATTTTGTAATTGTATAGTTCCAATGAGAATTAGAGATAATTATGATTCTGCTCCCCTACATCATCACCTCTTACCCTTGTTAAGCACCTCAAACATTTCAGATGAAGTCAATCCTAAACCCTAGTTTACATAACAAAGTATAAGCCTCTCGTCCTACAGTTAACAAAAAAGAACTGCCCTCAATGTTTACATATTTAAGTCTCAAGAAGAAAGGATAACCAGTGAACAACAAATATACTTTGTTCTGCCATTCAAAGAATACCATGACAATCAAGTCCTAAAAAATGATTAAGCCTTAAGAACAGGGCACCATCCCTACGGAGATTTTCAAGCAAGGATGAGAAAAGCAccttatgtatttgtattttccttaataTGAGTGTATCAAAGGTATGCCatgtgattttttcccctaaaataattactaaaataactatcaatgttaaaagaaacaaaaaagaaaaatatcatgctCCTAATCTCTTCATCATGTGACAACTATAGCAGACCCTTGAATAATACAGGTTTGAGGTACACAGGTccgaaaaacaaatgtttttcgataaatacagtactgtaaatatagtttctcttccttatggttttcttagtcacattttcttttccctaactTTAAGAATGCAGTATGCCATATATACAACATGccaaatatgtgttaattaactgCTTATCAATAATGCTTCTGATCAACAGACTCTTAGTAGTTAAATTTTAGGAGTGAAAAGTTATATGTACCTTTTTGAGTGTATGGGGGTCAGTGCCCCCGATCGTCATTTTGTTCAAAGATCATCTGTATTTTAAGTAATTCTAAATATAATACACATAGAGTTTAGTATTTGGATTTTTCACTTAAATACATCATAAATCTTGTTTCCACACAGTTTTCGTAACTGTCATTGGATCAGGGCTATTATATTCAATGACTTGTGCAATCATTCTCTCACATGTCATTTAAGGCACTGCTGAATTTTGAGTGTTGTAAAGAACACCGGGGTGTATCAGATTTAAAAGTCTGGTTGAAACAAGACTATTTACAGAGGATGTATTCAGCAacattcatgcaacaaatatatCCCAAGCAGCTATACACCAGCCACTGTACCTCAGGGGTGGACTCTTAACAATGCAACCCTTTCTAGAGTAAAGCAGGGATACAAgcaagtaaattaaattaaataccatgcaataaaaaaataaggctaGAGTGTTTGGAGTGGGCAGAAGAGTACGCCAAGGACAAGACCCTGAAGCACACCAACGTACCAGCACTGATAAGAAAAATTCAAACTCCTATCAAGGCATACAAATCCCTTATGGTAACTTGGCCATGGTCTCTTTCTCCTAAACATCCTGGCCTCAAACTTTATTCAATGTCAGCCCTAAAATTCTTGAAGCACCTTCCTTCACTTGtccaacaaacacacacacacacacacacacacaaatacaagcctgtcatcatttttttttctccctatgtaatgcctgccttcttttctttcctttttccatttgcCTGGAGACCAATGAATTCTTTAAAACTGTAGTCAAATGTCAGCTTTTAGGTCCAAAACCCACCCGTtctcatggggtgcctgggtggctcagtgggttaagcatctgactcttggtttcagctcaggtcatgatctcaggttgtcagaacaagccctgtgtcaagctccatGATCAGAAccgagtctgcttgggattttttcAGTCTGTTCCCCTCTTTGCTCTTCCCCCTTGTCAAGCGCACTTGCTTTctctagataaataaaatcttaaaacaaaacaaataatctgttCTCCTCTTAGCGTACAATGTAATTACTCTCATTAGCATACAGTATGCTAATTCTCTCTTTATATTGCTGTGTCCATCTACCACTAGATAGGGACGATGTCTTACTCATTTGTTTGCTTAGTACCCAGACAGTGTCTCATACATAGTGATCctcatgtttgttgaataaatgactatCTTTTTAACATCATCTTATTAATGAACTGAATATGTATCAGATTTCATTCAAAATTTAGTTTTGCTGAGAATATCTACAGGTAAACTTTCATACTGAAAGACAGCTTGTCTATCTCTGAGACTATGAAGATGTAATGTTTTAGCTCCTCAAAGGGCAGCACTCTCTATTAAAGGTAAGACTATAAAGTACCCGATTTCTTGCTAACAGAATCTTTGATGTTTTAGAGAATTCAGAGATTCTAATGAATGTATCATCTTTAACTGAACAACATATCTAAGTTAATCCAAACCTACATCTAATAAAAAGAGACTCAGAATTAGGACAAGtttcatatgtaattttaaaaatcatcagaagacagtttaaaaaaaattaaggctacCTAAGACAACAAAGAGGATTTCCACCTCTAAACAAAGATGAGCAGATAAAAGATGACTCCCGCAGCTGGTCTGGGGAATGATGAAACTGGTTAAGACAATgggatatagggatccctgggtggcgcagcggattagCGCCTACCTtcgacccaggatcgaatcccacgtcaggctcccggtgcatggagcctgcttctccctctgcctatgtctctgcctctctctctctctgtgtgactatcataaataaattaaaaaaaaaaaaaaaaaagacaacggGATATATCAGACAAGGGCCTCTTAGGAGAATCACAAACTGCTTCCACCTAAAGATTCTCTATATTCATGAGCGATCATATTTCGGAAAACATTCCTCACTTGACCTAATGACATCAAAGACTTTACACACCCAAAGACTACATACCAATACAATGATTTTGGCCTGTGGCTGCCTTGTGTTAATAAGTTGTACAATGGCCTCGATTCCACCTGCTACTTCTTCTGCCGTATTTTCATGGTTGTTTGTTCCTACCCAGACAACGATGACCTATgattaaaggaagaagaaaaaaagcagagagggatAAATAACCAGGAATAAAGGAATGTTtagataaaaatcaatattagataaaaatatttatcaatgtttagataaaaattttatttcaaaaatgaaaagaaggaaaggtgaAGTTGTGAAATGGTAGTGGGTAACTTTAACTGAGCAGCCATCTTCAAACACTGATTTTGGACTCATATATTTCAGGATAAATTCCAAGCAGATTAAGTCTGAAGCAGTAGAACTACACTAGCATGATAGAAGGTTTTCATCATTGTGGAGTTGGAAGCTAATCTCCTAAAATcctatacaaaaaagaaaaattcaactgtataaaaattaaaactctgcaTGTTgaagaaaacactaaaataaagtaaaatctagGAAAGCCAGGGAAAAACATCTGCAACTCCTACCACAAAAACTCCTTGACTAGAAGtatcttccagaaaaaaataacaaaagtaccCAAGGGAGTGTAACTGGTATGAATACGTGCACAGTTATACTCAAGAAAGAgtggctggggaggaggctggatGCAGTTTCAACAAGTTCTTCCAGATaggtagatacatagatagataaataagcagacaaatagattaattaatttacGAGGTGGCTGTCATCTAGAGACATACATCCTACTGTATAATCCAATAAAGTAACTTACCAACCTGTTACAAAAGGCAGGAACATGGACAAGTTTTTTCTATTACACAAGTCAAAaaatagggtgcctggctggctcagttagtagagcatgggactcttgatcttgggattatgagttcaagccccatgatgggtgtagagattacttaaaaataaaatcttagggaaaaaaaagatgggctcctgagtggctcagttggttaagtgtctgactcttgatttcagctgaggtcatgatctttgaGTCAAGAGATCAAGctcccatgttggactctgtgctcagcatagagtctgtccctctccctctgcttctcccccccacTCACACAGATGCGTGAGCTCTTTCtctactaaataaaatcttaataaaaaataaatagtaaataaataaaaagggatttCAGTGCAGGTTGGgttctcagggtcaggagatcaagccccatgggcTCTGaactcagagcagagtctgcttgagattctctccctctccttctgcccctctcactcatgctctctctaaaataaataaataaaccgggacgcctggggggcttagcAGTTAAGTAAGTCTGCCTTCccctcatggcatgatcctggagtgctgggatcgagtcccacatgaggctccctgcctggagcctgcttctccctctgcctctttctgtgtctctcatgaataaataaataataaaatcttaa
The Vulpes lagopus strain Blue_001 chromosome 10, ASM1834538v1, whole genome shotgun sequence genome window above contains:
- the PAFAH1B2 gene encoding platelet-activating factor acetylhydrolase IB subunit alpha2 encodes the protein MSQGDSNPAAIPHAAEDIQGDDRWMSQHNRFVLDCKDKEPDVLFVGDSMVQLMQQYEIWRELFSPLHALNFGIGGDTTRHVLWRLKNGELENIKPKVIVVWVGTNNHENTAEEVAGGIEAIVQLINTRQPQAKIIVLGLLPRGEKPNPLRQKNAKVNQLLKASLPKLANVQLLDTDGGFVHSDGAISCHDMFDFLHLTGGGYAKICKPLHELIMQLLEETPEEKQTTIA